One Sphingomonas sp. SUN039 genomic window carries:
- the queC gene encoding 7-cyano-7-deazaguanine synthase QueC — MTLSAAPENAIAVALVSGGLDSMVAAGMARAAGYRLFALTIDYNQRHRIELAAASRVAAMLGAERHVVLPLDLTRFGGSALTDATIAVPGGGVEPGIPVTYVPARNTIFLSVALGWAEAAGANDLVIGINALDYSGYPDCRPEFITAFEAMARTATKAGVEGATLTVHAPLAAMSKADIARAAADLGLDAGATWSCYDPTPAGKPCGICDSCRLRAKGFTEAGLVDTSL; from the coding sequence ATGACGCTCTCCGCCGCACCCGAAAACGCCATTGCCGTTGCCCTTGTCTCGGGCGGACTCGATTCGATGGTTGCCGCCGGCATGGCGCGGGCGGCGGGATATCGGCTGTTCGCGCTGACCATCGACTATAACCAGCGACACCGGATCGAACTGGCCGCGGCGTCGCGCGTGGCTGCGATGCTAGGGGCGGAACGCCATGTCGTCCTTCCCCTCGATCTCACGCGTTTTGGCGGTTCCGCGCTGACCGACGCGACTATCGCTGTACCGGGAGGCGGGGTCGAGCCGGGCATTCCGGTCACTTATGTCCCGGCGCGTAATACGATTTTCTTGTCCGTCGCGCTCGGCTGGGCGGAGGCAGCAGGCGCGAACGACCTCGTCATCGGGATCAACGCCCTCGATTACTCGGGATACCCCGACTGCCGCCCCGAATTCATTACCGCGTTCGAGGCAATGGCGCGCACCGCAACCAAGGCCGGAGTCGAGGGGGCGACGCTCACCGTCCACGCGCCGCTCGCGGCGATGAGCAAGGCCGATATCGCCCGCGCGGCCGCCGATTTGGGGCTGGACGCAGGGGCAACCTGGTCGTGTTACGATCCGACGCCGGCGGGCAAGCCCTGCGGCATCTGCGACAGCTGCCGCCTGCGCGCCAAGGGCTTTACCGAAGCCGGACTGGTCGACACGTCGCTATGA
- a CDS encoding DUF3617 domain-containing protein: MTMSIRYFVLPLVGLLATAADAPPLTALAQLQPGKWTLTSRDGDFATRSVCIGDPRVLIQIRQPLPTCNRFVVANDPRRAIVSYSCAGAGNGLTTIRVETPRLAQIETQGVAGGAPFDLAIEARRTGECPALSMR; encoded by the coding sequence GTGACCATGTCGATACGCTATTTCGTGTTGCCGCTCGTCGGCCTGCTTGCCACAGCGGCCGACGCGCCGCCCTTGACCGCGCTTGCCCAGTTGCAGCCGGGCAAATGGACGTTGACCTCGCGCGACGGCGATTTCGCGACCCGTTCGGTGTGCATCGGCGACCCCAGGGTGTTGATCCAGATCCGCCAGCCCCTGCCAACGTGCAACCGCTTCGTCGTCGCCAACGATCCCCGCCGCGCCATCGTCAGCTACAGCTGTGCGGGGGCGGGGAACGGCCTGACGACCATTCGCGTCGAAACGCCGCGTCTTGCCCAGATCGAGACACAGGGCGTCGCCGGGGGCGCGCCGTTCGATCTCGCTATCGAGGCGCGGCGCACGGGCGAATGTCCCGCGTTATCGATGCGTTAA
- the queE gene encoding 7-carboxy-7-deazaguanine synthase, with protein sequence MSYAVKEMFLTLQGEGVQAGRRAVFVRFAGCNLWSGREEDRATAVCQFCDTDFVGTDGAGGGRFADAGALADAAQAFWGEGTVLRYAVLTGGEPMLQIDDALIDAFHARGFEIGVESNGTIAAHPGIDWLCISPKAGSQVVQHKGDELKLVWPQPGSDVAAMESWAFDHFLIQPMDCAEAAAARDAAIALVMGRPQWRLTTQAHKMLGLR encoded by the coding sequence ATGAGCTATGCGGTCAAGGAGATGTTCCTGACGCTGCAAGGGGAGGGGGTGCAGGCGGGGCGCCGCGCGGTTTTCGTCCGCTTTGCCGGATGCAATCTGTGGAGCGGGCGCGAGGAAGACCGGGCCACTGCTGTCTGCCAATTCTGCGACACCGACTTTGTCGGGACGGACGGGGCCGGTGGTGGGCGCTTTGCCGATGCCGGTGCGCTGGCCGATGCAGCACAGGCCTTTTGGGGCGAAGGCACCGTACTTCGCTACGCCGTGCTGACCGGGGGCGAGCCGATGCTTCAGATCGACGATGCGCTGATCGATGCGTTCCACGCGCGCGGCTTCGAGATCGGCGTCGAGAGCAATGGCACGATCGCGGCCCATCCCGGTATCGACTGGCTATGCATCAGTCCCAAGGCCGGAAGCCAGGTCGTCCAGCATAAAGGCGACGAGCTCAAGCTCGTCTGGCCGCAACCCGGCAGCGATGTGGCGGCGATGGAATCATGGGCCTTCGACCATTTTCTGATCCAGCCGATGGACTGCGCCGAGGCCGCCGCCGCGCGCGATGCGGCGATCGCGCTGGTGATGGGACGCCCGCAGTGGCGTCTGACGACACAGGCGCACAAAATGCTGGGCCTTCGTTAG
- a CDS encoding adenine phosphoribosyltransferase has product MNRDQLKALVRTIRDFPKPGIQFRDISTLLADGPGFAAAVAAMTDIARPLAPDRIIAIDARGFLFGAPVAVALGAGVIPARKQGKLPGATLGVDYDLEYGTDRLELHVGAVLPGHRALIVDDLIATGGTAMACVKLLREAGAEVVGAVFAIDLPDLGGADRLRAEGVPVESLMAFGGH; this is encoded by the coding sequence GTGAACCGCGACCAGCTGAAGGCGCTGGTCCGGACGATCCGCGACTTTCCGAAGCCGGGGATCCAGTTCCGCGATATTTCGACCCTACTCGCCGATGGACCCGGGTTCGCGGCGGCAGTGGCTGCCATGACCGATATCGCGCGCCCGCTGGCTCCCGACCGCATCATCGCCATCGATGCGCGCGGTTTCCTGTTCGGCGCACCGGTTGCGGTGGCCCTGGGGGCAGGGGTCATACCTGCGCGCAAGCAAGGCAAGCTGCCCGGTGCCACCCTGGGCGTCGATTACGACCTCGAATACGGGACCGACCGGCTGGAATTGCACGTGGGCGCGGTGTTGCCCGGCCACCGCGCGCTCATCGTCGACGACCTGATCGCGACTGGCGGGACCGCCATGGCATGCGTGAAGCTGCTCCGCGAAGCCGGGGCCGAAGTCGTCGGCGCGGTGTTTGCTATCGACCTCCCCGATCTGGGCGGTGCCGACCGGCTGCGCGCCGAAGGCGTTCCGGTCGAGAGCCTGATGGCGTTCGGCGGACACTAA
- a CDS encoding cytochrome b N-terminal domain-containing protein, with amino-acid sequence MSFPWAQHYAPKHPFMRYLDEKLPLPRFVYNAIGGGYPVPRNLNYFWNFGVLAGLALVVQIVSGVILAMHYRADGGIAFDSVEHIMRDVNGGWFFRYLHANGASMFLAVVYVHMARGLYYGSYKPPREVVWLLGVVIFLLMMATAFMGYVLPWGQMSFWGAQVITGFFSAIPLVGDTIRVWLLGGFAPDNAALNRFFSLHYLLPFVIAGVIILHIWALHIPGSSNPTGVDVKGEVDTVPFHPYYTAKDGFGVGVFLIIMALLVFFAPNLLGHPDNYIAANPLSTPAHIVPEWYFLPFYAILKSFTSDFLFIPAKLWGVLAMFGSILLLFFLPWLDTSPVRSANYRPTYRKFLFVLLADVFVLGYVGGAEPTAVNVMLGQVATTYYFLHFLIILPLVSMIERPLPLPNSITESVLAKYGVTGGAGASPTLQPAE; translated from the coding sequence ATGAGCTTTCCCTGGGCCCAGCATTATGCGCCGAAGCATCCCTTCATGCGCTATCTCGACGAAAAGCTGCCGCTACCGCGCTTCGTCTATAATGCCATCGGTGGCGGTTATCCGGTGCCGCGCAACCTCAACTATTTCTGGAACTTCGGCGTCCTCGCCGGGCTGGCGCTGGTCGTACAGATCGTGTCGGGGGTCATCCTTGCGATGCACTACCGCGCCGACGGTGGGATTGCGTTCGACTCGGTCGAACACATCATGCGCGACGTGAACGGCGGCTGGTTCTTCCGTTACCTGCACGCCAACGGCGCATCGATGTTCCTTGCGGTCGTTTATGTCCACATGGCACGCGGGCTCTATTACGGTTCGTACAAGCCGCCGCGCGAAGTCGTCTGGCTGCTCGGCGTCGTCATCTTCCTGCTGATGATGGCCACCGCGTTCATGGGTTATGTGCTGCCGTGGGGCCAGATGAGCTTCTGGGGTGCACAGGTCATCACGGGGTTCTTCTCGGCGATTCCGCTTGTCGGCGATACGATCCGCGTGTGGCTGCTGGGCGGATTCGCGCCCGACAATGCCGCGCTCAACCGGTTCTTCTCGCTGCATTACCTGCTGCCATTCGTGATCGCCGGGGTCATTATCCTCCATATCTGGGCCCTGCACATTCCGGGCTCGTCGAACCCGACCGGTGTCGATGTGAAGGGCGAGGTCGATACCGTCCCGTTCCACCCGTATTACACGGCGAAGGACGGCTTCGGGGTTGGCGTGTTCCTGATCATCATGGCGCTGCTGGTGTTCTTTGCGCCGAACCTGCTCGGGCATCCCGATAACTATATCGCGGCGAACCCGCTCTCGACGCCGGCGCATATCGTCCCTGAATGGTATTTCCTGCCGTTCTACGCGATCCTCAAGAGCTTCACCTCGGACTTCCTGTTCATTCCGGCAAAGCTCTGGGGCGTGCTGGCGATGTTCGGGTCGATCCTGCTGCTGTTCTTCCTGCCGTGGCTCGACACCTCGCCGGTGCGGTCGGCGAATTACCGGCCGACCTACCGCAAGTTCCTGTTCGTGCTGCTCGCCGACGTCTTTGTCCTCGGCTATGTCGGCGGTGCGGAGCCGACGGCAGTCAACGTCATGCTGGGACAGGTCGCCACGACATATTACTTCCTGCACTTCCTGATCATCCTGCCGCTGGTTTCGATGATCGAACGGCCGCTGCCGCTGCCCAATTCGATCACCGAAAGCGTGCTTGCGAAATACGGCGTCACGGGCGGCGCGGGGGCATCGCCCACGCTCCAGCCCGCCGAATAG
- a CDS encoding cytochrome c1 has protein sequence MVRPIGMLAGAGFVLALLWSLAWNVVAYVQDPPVPTVEHEFHLKPKENISWSFEGVGGKYDNRQLQRGFQVYKEVCSACHSLKQVAFRDLEEIGFNKAEVKAIAKNWVVEVPSINPETGEPATRKAMPFDKFPSPYANETMARASNNNALPPDQSLLAKAREGGPHYLYSLLTGYQDQPAELLKKFPDAKTPDGLHYNPYFPNLNLAMAPPLADGQVTYADGTPNTQKQMAKDVSAFLMWAAEPNLPTRHAVGWATLAYLLVLTGLAYLAYRSIWADKKPKKAK, from the coding sequence ATGGTTCGTCCGATCGGAATGCTGGCCGGTGCCGGCTTCGTCCTCGCCCTGCTTTGGTCGCTGGCGTGGAACGTCGTCGCCTATGTGCAGGACCCGCCGGTCCCGACGGTGGAGCATGAGTTCCACTTGAAGCCCAAGGAGAACATCTCCTGGTCGTTCGAGGGCGTCGGCGGTAAATACGATAACCGCCAGCTGCAGCGCGGCTTCCAGGTTTACAAGGAAGTCTGCTCGGCCTGCCATTCGCTCAAGCAGGTGGCGTTCCGCGACCTCGAGGAAATCGGTTTCAACAAGGCCGAAGTGAAAGCGATTGCCAAGAACTGGGTCGTCGAAGTGCCGTCGATCAACCCGGAAACCGGCGAACCGGCCACGCGCAAGGCGATGCCGTTCGACAAATTCCCGTCGCCCTATGCGAACGAGACGATGGCGCGCGCGTCGAACAACAATGCGCTGCCGCCGGACCAGTCGCTGCTGGCCAAGGCGCGCGAGGGAGGGCCGCACTATCTCTATTCGCTGCTGACCGGGTATCAGGACCAGCCGGCGGAACTGCTCAAGAAGTTCCCCGACGCGAAAACGCCGGACGGGTTGCACTACAACCCGTATTTCCCGAACCTGAATCTCGCCATGGCGCCGCCGCTGGCCGATGGACAGGTGACCTATGCCGACGGGACGCCGAACACGCAGAAGCAGATGGCCAAGGACGTGTCCGCCTTCCTGATGTGGGCCGCCGAGCCGAACCTGCCGACGCGTCACGCGGTTGGCTGGGCAACGCTGGCCTATCTGCTGGTGCTGACGGGTCTGGCTTATCTCGCCTATCGGAGCATTTGGGCAGACAAGAAGCCCAAGAAGGCCAAGTGA
- the petA gene encoding ubiquinol-cytochrome c reductase iron-sulfur subunit, producing the protein MAGTAVTDADAVIAAEPELRRRDVINIAAVAFAGVGVIPIAAVAINQMSPSADVLAQATTEIDISKIAAGQAIKTIWQKQPLFVRNLTPVEIAEANKVPVDSLRDPQSLADRTKPGKENWLITLGVCTHLGCVPLGAGEGEVKGEFGGYFCPCHGSVYDTAARIRKGPAPQNLHVPDYVFRSDTLVEVGAKA; encoded by the coding sequence ATGGCCGGAACGGCTGTTACAGACGCCGACGCCGTTATCGCGGCAGAACCCGAACTGCGCCGCCGCGATGTTATCAACATTGCGGCTGTTGCCTTTGCCGGGGTCGGTGTCATTCCGATCGCCGCTGTCGCGATCAACCAGATGAGCCCGTCGGCCGACGTGCTCGCGCAGGCGACGACCGAAATCGACATCTCGAAGATCGCAGCCGGTCAGGCGATCAAGACGATCTGGCAGAAACAGCCGCTCTTCGTCCGCAACCTGACGCCGGTGGAAATCGCCGAAGCCAACAAGGTGCCGGTCGACAGCCTGCGCGATCCGCAGTCGCTCGCCGACCGCACGAAGCCAGGTAAAGAGAACTGGCTGATCACGCTGGGTGTCTGCACCCACCTTGGCTGCGTGCCGCTGGGCGCTGGCGAGGGCGAAGTGAAAGGCGAGTTCGGCGGGTATTTCTGCCCTTGCCACGGCTCGGTGTACGACACCGCCGCGCGCATCCGCAAAGGCCCGGCACCACAGAATCTGCATGTGCCCGACTATGTGTTCCGGTCGGACACCCTTGTCGAAGTGGGAGCAAAGGCATGA
- a CDS encoding GNAT family N-acetyltransferase has product MALTAVPPGHCAAIVTHLEMTERPRPQPLRVHPLRLVAWPQPDLAKYRTLFSRVGTPWLWFSRTVMPGAAVAAIIGDPAVEVYAVADPRGIEVGILELDFREPGNCEIGYFGLVPELNGNGHGRWLMGEALARAWRKDVTRVWVHTCSLDHPSALNFYRAQGFVAFKREIETFPDPRLTGHLPRNAAPQVPILS; this is encoded by the coding sequence ATGGCGCTGACGGCGGTCCCGCCCGGCCATTGCGCCGCCATCGTCACGCATCTGGAGATGACCGAACGCCCGCGCCCTCAGCCGCTGCGGGTGCACCCGTTGCGGCTGGTCGCATGGCCGCAGCCTGATCTCGCGAAGTACCGTACGCTGTTCAGCCGAGTCGGCACGCCCTGGCTGTGGTTCTCGCGCACGGTGATGCCGGGCGCGGCGGTAGCGGCAATCATCGGCGATCCGGCGGTCGAGGTCTATGCGGTCGCCGACCCGCGCGGAATCGAGGTCGGCATCCTCGAACTCGACTTTCGCGAGCCCGGAAATTGCGAGATCGGTTATTTCGGACTGGTGCCCGAACTCAACGGTAACGGACACGGCCGCTGGCTGATGGGCGAGGCGCTGGCGCGCGCGTGGCGCAAGGACGTGACGCGCGTCTGGGTGCACACTTGTTCGCTCGACCATCCGTCGGCGCTGAATTTCTATCGCGCGCAGGGCTTTGTGGCGTTCAAGCGCGAGATCGAGACCTTCCCCGACCCTCGCCTGACCGGCCACCTGCCCCGCAACGCCGCGCCGCAAGTGCCGATTCTTAGCTGA
- a CDS encoding AAA family ATPase: protein MQRVLIIGPCGAGKSTLARTLGEQLGLPVFHMDQLNWRPGWVESTKDEIRARLNDIVTTDRWLIDGNYGGTLAERLARADTVVYLDYPVGLCVARLLRRIWTYRGRSRPDMPEGCPERFDLAFLWYLVRWNSGPRVRTEAVLRGHEDKVIRLKTPADLNHWIATLGNPA from the coding sequence ATGCAGCGCGTCCTCATCATCGGCCCGTGCGGGGCGGGAAAATCGACGCTGGCGCGCACGCTCGGCGAGCAGCTCGGGCTGCCGGTGTTTCATATGGACCAGCTCAACTGGCGACCCGGTTGGGTCGAAAGCACCAAGGACGAGATCCGCGCGCGGCTGAACGATATCGTCACGACCGACCGCTGGCTGATCGACGGCAATTACGGCGGCACGCTGGCCGAGCGGCTGGCACGCGCCGACACGGTCGTCTATCTTGATTACCCGGTCGGCCTGTGCGTCGCGCGCCTGCTGCGACGCATCTGGACCTATCGCGGGCGCAGCCGCCCCGACATGCCCGAGGGCTGCCCGGAGCGGTTCGACCTAGCGTTCCTGTGGTATCTCGTCCGGTGGAACAGCGGCCCGCGTGTGCGGACAGAAGCGGTGCTTCGGGGGCATGAGGACAAGGTCATCCGGTTGAAGACTCCTGCGGACCTCAATCATTGGATAGCCACGCTCGGCAACCCCGCCTAA
- a CDS encoding circumsporozoite protein — MIAAAAFAVAACSKTESTNVTVDNATDMNAANAMEGTVNDTMTNADGAMDNAANSMDNAANAMTNATNATNAM, encoded by the coding sequence ATGATTGCCGCCGCCGCGTTCGCCGTCGCCGCCTGCAGCAAGACCGAGTCGACCAACGTTACCGTCGACAACGCCACCGACATGAACGCTGCCAACGCCATGGAAGGCACCGTCAACGACACGATGACCAACGCCGACGGCGCGATGGACAACGCTGCCAACTCGATGGACAACGCGGCGAACGCGATGACCAACGCGACGAACGCCACGAACGCGATGTAA
- the hemF gene encoding oxygen-dependent coproporphyrinogen oxidase translates to MIELDAEQQQARDWFERLRDRICASFESIEREAASEAKFDYLEWFRDDDASGNSGGGVRGVMKGKVFEKVGVNVSTVGGAFAPEFAPSIHGAGENPNFFATGISLVAHMSNPHVPAVHMNCRFLVTTKRWFGGGADLNPALPKNEDTADFHAAMERACAASPTGDYPRFKQWAEDYFWLPHRKVHRGVGGIFYDHMEGDFDANFALTRALGEAFLDSYPMIVRRRMATPFTEAEEQALLEWRGRYAEFNLVYDRGTSFGLKTGGNIDAILMSLPPRATWS, encoded by the coding sequence ATGATCGAACTCGACGCCGAACAGCAACAGGCGCGCGACTGGTTCGAACGCTTACGCGACCGGATTTGCGCGTCGTTCGAAAGCATCGAGCGCGAAGCGGCGAGCGAGGCGAAGTTCGACTATCTGGAGTGGTTCCGCGACGACGACGCCAGCGGCAACAGCGGCGGCGGCGTGCGCGGCGTCATGAAGGGCAAGGTATTCGAGAAGGTCGGCGTCAATGTCTCGACCGTCGGCGGTGCGTTCGCGCCCGAATTCGCGCCCTCGATCCATGGTGCGGGCGAGAACCCCAATTTCTTTGCAACCGGGATCAGCCTGGTCGCGCATATGTCCAATCCGCACGTCCCCGCAGTGCACATGAATTGCCGCTTTCTGGTCACGACCAAGCGCTGGTTTGGCGGGGGTGCGGACCTCAATCCTGCGCTGCCCAAGAACGAGGACACCGCCGATTTCCACGCGGCGATGGAGCGCGCCTGCGCCGCCAGCCCGACCGGCGACTATCCGCGCTTCAAGCAATGGGCCGAAGATTATTTCTGGCTGCCGCACCGCAAGGTCCACCGCGGGGTCGGCGGCATCTTCTACGACCATATGGAAGGCGATTTCGACGCCAATTTCGCGCTGACCCGCGCGCTGGGCGAAGCGTTTCTCGACTCCTATCCCATGATCGTGCGGCGACGGATGGCGACGCCCTTCACCGAAGCCGAGGAACAGGCGCTGCTCGAATGGCGCGGCCGCTATGCCGAATTCAACCTGGTCTACGATCGCGGTACGTCGTTCGGCCTCAAGACCGGCGGCAATATCGACGCGATTCTGATGAGCCTGCCGCCGCGCGCCACGTGGAGCTGA
- the ychF gene encoding redox-regulated ATPase YchF, with translation MGFKCGIVGLPNVGKSTLFNALTQTAAAQAANYPFCTIEPNVGNVAVPDPRLDKLVEIGKSAKKIETQLAFVDIAGLVRGASTGEGLGNQFLGNIREVDAIVHVLRCFEDGDITHVEGKIDPIADAETVETELMLSDLESLEKRVPNLIKKGQQGDKEAKAAAGVLGKALELLRAGKPARLTAIGDADEARHFAQAQLLTSKPVLYVCNVEESAAAEGNALSAKVFDMAKAVGAQAVVVSAAIEAEIATMPPEDRAEFLSDLGLTETGLARVIRAGYALLDLITFFTCGPKEARAWTVHKGATAPNAAGAIHSDFERGFIRAETIAYDDYVACGGESGAREAGKLRSEGKDYVVHDGDVLLFRFNV, from the coding sequence ATGGGTTTCAAATGCGGGATCGTGGGACTCCCCAATGTCGGCAAGTCCACCCTGTTCAATGCGTTGACGCAGACGGCGGCGGCGCAGGCGGCGAATTATCCGTTTTGCACGATCGAACCGAACGTCGGCAATGTCGCGGTGCCCGATCCGCGCCTCGACAAGCTGGTCGAGATCGGCAAGTCGGCGAAGAAGATCGAGACGCAGCTGGCGTTCGTCGACATTGCGGGCCTCGTGCGCGGGGCATCGACCGGCGAGGGGCTGGGCAACCAGTTCCTTGGCAATATCCGCGAGGTCGATGCCATCGTCCATGTGCTGCGCTGTTTCGAAGACGGCGACATTACCCATGTCGAGGGCAAGATCGACCCGATAGCGGACGCCGAGACGGTCGAGACCGAATTGATGCTGTCTGATCTCGAGTCGCTCGAAAAGCGCGTGCCGAACCTGATCAAAAAGGGCCAGCAGGGCGACAAGGAGGCCAAGGCGGCGGCGGGCGTCCTCGGCAAGGCGCTTGAGTTATTGCGGGCTGGGAAGCCTGCAAGACTGACCGCCATCGGCGACGCCGACGAGGCGCGGCATTTCGCCCAGGCGCAGCTGCTGACGTCGAAACCGGTGCTCTACGTCTGCAACGTCGAGGAAAGTGCGGCGGCAGAGGGCAATGCCCTGTCGGCCAAGGTGTTCGACATGGCGAAGGCAGTCGGTGCGCAGGCCGTTGTCGTCTCGGCGGCGATCGAAGCCGAAATCGCGACTATGCCGCCGGAGGACCGCGCCGAGTTCCTGTCCGATCTCGGGCTGACCGAAACCGGTCTCGCCCGCGTGATTCGCGCAGGTTATGCGCTGCTCGACCTGATCACGTTCTTTACCTGCGGGCCGAAGGAAGCGCGGGCGTGGACGGTGCACAAGGGTGCCACCGCCCCCAATGCCGCAGGGGCGATCCACAGCGATTTCGAACGCGGCTTCATCCGCGCCGAAACCATCGCCTATGACGACTATGTCGCCTGCGGCGGCGAAAGCGGCGCGCGCGAGGCAGGGAAATTGCGGTCGGAGGGCAAGGACTATGTCGTCCACGACGGCGATGTGCTGCTGTTCAGGTTCAACGTCTGA
- a CDS encoding MaoC family dehydratase — translation MLYFEDLVIGTKAAFGRYEVTREEVLEFAQKYDPQPFHLSDEAAAQTHFGRIAASGWHTCAMMMRMLVENMSTVQQAGLGSPGQNELRWLKPVYPGDVLRVETEVLEKTPSRSKPDIGSFLSRATVFNQHDEPVMTTVAIGLIRRRPA, via the coding sequence ATGCTCTATTTCGAAGACTTGGTCATCGGCACCAAGGCCGCCTTCGGTCGCTATGAAGTGACGCGCGAGGAAGTGCTCGAATTCGCGCAGAAATACGACCCGCAACCCTTTCATTTGTCCGACGAGGCCGCCGCGCAGACGCATTTCGGGCGGATCGCCGCGAGCGGCTGGCATACGTGTGCGATGATGATGCGGATGCTGGTCGAGAATATGTCGACGGTGCAGCAGGCCGGTCTTGGATCGCCGGGGCAGAACGAGCTACGCTGGCTGAAACCGGTCTATCCCGGCGATGTCCTGCGCGTCGAAACCGAAGTCCTCGAAAAGACGCCGTCGCGCAGCAAGCCCGACATCGGATCGTTCCTGTCGCGCGCCACGGTGTTCAACCAGCATGACGAACCGGTGATGACGACTGTGGCAATCGGGTTGATCCGGCGGCGGCCCGCCTAA
- a CDS encoding tRNA (cytidine(34)-2'-O)-methyltransferase gives MRLACYQPEIAGNMGAVLRLAACYGVPVDVVEPCGFVWSDARMRRAGMDYAAQVPVERHADWATFRAVRPARLILLTTKAQQRLHDFAFMPGDTLVMGSESSGVPADVAAACDAAVRIPISRDVRSLNLAVAAAIALTEALRQTGELPA, from the coding sequence ATGCGTCTGGCCTGTTATCAGCCCGAAATCGCCGGAAACATGGGGGCGGTGCTGCGCCTCGCCGCTTGTTACGGCGTGCCGGTCGATGTGGTCGAGCCGTGCGGATTCGTCTGGTCCGATGCCAGGATGCGCCGTGCCGGAATGGATTATGCCGCGCAGGTGCCGGTCGAGCGCCACGCCGACTGGGCAACCTTCCGGGCGGTCCGCCCTGCCCGCCTGATCCTGCTGACAACCAAGGCACAACAGCGCCTCCACGATTTCGCGTTCATGCCCGGCGACACACTGGTCATGGGCAGCGAGAGCTCGGGCGTTCCCGCCGACGTCGCTGCCGCCTGCGACGCGGCTGTCCGCATCCCGATTTCGAGGGACGTGCGCTCGCTCAACCTTGCGGTCGCCGCCGCAATCGCCTTAACCGAGGCGCTCAGACAAACGGGGGAATTGCCGGCATGA
- the lipB gene encoding lipoyl(octanoyl) transferase LipB, with the protein MNIVSDIDWPIEWIVAEAPVPYPQALAWMEARATAVAAGEAREAVWLVEHPPLYTSGTSADPAELLDPRFPVYAAGRGGRYTYHGPGQRIGYLVLDIGKRGRDVRCFVHAVEGWVIAALARVGVAAWRAPGRIGIWTDDGGQEAKIGAIGIRVRRWVSLHGFSVNIAPDLSHFGGIVPCGLPEFAVTSLEKLGVAAKMAEFDTALMAEFSHFLDSVTRLPEN; encoded by the coding sequence GTGAACATCGTTTCCGACATCGACTGGCCGATAGAGTGGATCGTTGCCGAAGCGCCGGTGCCGTATCCGCAAGCGCTGGCGTGGATGGAGGCACGCGCCACGGCGGTTGCCGCAGGCGAAGCGCGCGAGGCCGTCTGGCTGGTCGAGCACCCGCCGCTCTACACCTCCGGGACCAGCGCCGATCCTGCCGAACTGCTCGATCCACGTTTTCCGGTTTATGCGGCGGGGCGCGGCGGGCGTTACACCTATCACGGGCCGGGTCAGCGGATCGGCTATCTCGTCCTCGACATCGGCAAACGCGGCCGCGACGTGCGCTGTTTCGTGCATGCCGTCGAGGGGTGGGTGATTGCCGCGCTGGCGCGTGTCGGTGTCGCCGCGTGGCGCGCGCCCGGCCGAATCGGCATCTGGACCGACGACGGCGGACAGGAAGCAAAGATCGGCGCGATCGGCATCCGTGTGCGCCGTTGGGTGTCGCTCCACGGCTTTTCCGTCAACATCGCGCCCGACCTGTCGCATTTTGGCGGAATCGTGCCCTGCGGCTTGCCCGAATTCGCGGTCACCAGCCTCGAAAAACTCGGTGTCGCCGCAAAAATGGCGGAATTCGACACCGCGCTAATGGCAGAATTCAGCCATTTTCTGGACAGTGTGACGCGATTGCCGGAAAATTGA